Genomic window (Pecten maximus unplaced genomic scaffold, xPecMax1.1, whole genome shotgun sequence):
ACTAAAAGCATTAACCATCAAACCTTAAGGTCTTCAGTCCTAGAAGGGGGAAACAGCTGAAGTATGTGATATAGcttactgtatctaactctcattTGTTTGACATGGCCTATTATCTTGTATtgcttttgtaaaaaaaaatcgactTATCACTCAGTCACCTTGAATGCATGTTGATTGTTCGATTGACCATGCCTCATTCCCCAATGCTACATTATTAAATAATTGCAGACGGACCATTCATCAGACTAAATCAATCTGAAGTCGTCCTTGAGGGTGAGAGCTTGACAAGAACGTGTTCAGCTTACGGTAATCCAAAACCAACGACATTCTGGTACCATGACGGCAACGCTCTAGGGACAAAGAAGACCCTTCAGTTTCTAAGTATAGACAGACAGGACGCGGGGAACTACACATGTATTGCTACGGCTACACACGACAATGTGTCACTGAGGTCTTCGAAAGCGCTCAACATTATCGTTCAGTGTGAGTAAAGAAATGCTTTTCTGCGTTTCATCACAGCCTTTTCCGTTTTTCAGTAATAACCATAATACGTCTTTGTAGGGTATGAAGTACAATACATCCCGACAAACATATGttgtgctatttttagaaatgtTTCCTTAATCACTAGCATCATATTATTATCTgacaatatttttattgatctcttttatttttatttttgaatattttatgatCGAAAGTCATCAAAATGAGctaatattgtattttgatattgtatcaAATACAAAAGCGGGTGTGTTGGAAATTTAATATTACTGTTTTAGATGGGCCCGATGTTGATCTTTCTATCACAAATGCAACAGAAAATAGAACGAATCTTCGCCTGAATTGCACAGCTAATGGCGTACCTACAAAGTACACGTACAGATGGACACACAAGATTGGGTCTACTGTCATCCGAGACTCATTTGACCACGTGACGAATTTAGGGTCAATGAGTACACTGACCATTCCAACAGTGAGTCTCCAGGACATGGGGATGTATATATGTGAGGTGGAGAATGGGATTCCAGGGAGAAATGGACAGATCGTACAGACGGGACAAGGGATTTATGTCAGTGACAGGTTGTACCTTCCTTGGTGATATGAAACACGTTCTTTTGAAACAATGAAATAACTGACTTTTCACTTTGTATGATACTTTTTCAAAACCGGATAAAATGTGTCGCTTCGTGTTTGATTGGTTTTACTTCATTACTTGTTGAGTAATGTGTATTTCTTTCTGTTTAAGGCATTCCTCGAATAATCAGAGCACAGGACagatatgttacagaaaatGGCACCTCTCTCAGTATCAATATAACCTTCATCAGTTTTCCTGAGCCAGTTAACACATCCATCATACGGACAGACTCCTCTCTACCACCTCAAGATGATCCCACCGTCTCCATATCCCCCGTCCCAGTGTCAGTGTCATTCTATAACAAGGACGTAACTGTTGACGGTTACATGGCACAGATACACTTCAGCAAGGTCGAGACAACACAGAAAGGACAATATCAGCTGTATATCAAGAATGCTTTTGACTACTTCTACACTTTCAGAGTAGTTATAATAGGTTAGTTAAAATATGTTGTGGCGTATTTAGGgcaaattttgattaatttttgcttttttaattaaaaaaaagatgcaTTTGA
Coding sequences:
- the LOC117319888 gene encoding contactin-4-like (The sequence of the model RefSeq protein was modified relative to this genomic sequence to represent the inferred CDS: added 96 bases not found in genome assembly), encoding GPFIRLNQSEVVLEGESLTRTCSAYGNPKPTTFWYHDGNALGTKKTLQFLSIDRQDAGNYTCIATATHDNVSLRSSKALNIIVQYGPDVDLSITNATENRTNLRLNCTANGVPTKYTYRWTHKIGSTVIRDSFDHVTNLGSMSTLTIPTVSLQDMGMYICEVENGIPGRNGQIVQTGQGIYVSIPRIIRAQDRYVTENGTSLSINITFISFPEPVNTSIIRTDSSLPPQDDPTVSISPVPVSVSFYNKDVTVDGYMAQIHFSKVETTQKGQYQLYIKNAFDYFYTFRVVIIGKPDPPSNLVISQITENSAVISWIPGEDNGHIQTFTLTYRKSSGELQTNFTTSKSSLNVRNLTMSTRYDVSVYASNLEGTSEIITGNFRTTAALGRQSNNTNTGLVLISIGSVMILIALLIGAFPALRSGRLSCQRTATQSVTQQQPAEVELQTASQGN